The Euphorbia lathyris chromosome 4, ddEupLath1.1, whole genome shotgun sequence genomic interval TGTTGAAACCAGGAAGCAAGTCCATGACCATTATGTCGGTGTTCAATGCTAATTAAATTGTCTTTTCTCATTATACAATACCTGCAAAAAAGAAATTTTTAGACTAAAATTAACACAACCTAAGAATTAGAACAACTCACACCATATCAACTACATAGAGTTTTATGAAGTATAAAATAACCCCGATGCTCAAAGGTACTACTTTCATATTTGATTTCGAAAAGCCTAGAAACAACCTCAATAATTAAGAAGCATTTCAACAGAGGTGGAAagtatataaaacaaaaaaacacaCCAATTTAAAGCTGCACATTAACAAAATCAGTTAAGTATAACATGCTTATTAAGGCCTCAAAAATAAAGGTTGGATCCAATAAAATATAATCATATTATAGCACCTAACCAAACAAAAATTACACCCAAAATTAAAAGTCTGcttttttaatatgttaatCTCTAAGGTtttatataattgtaaatatcatattatattttttatcagtaaaaaaggagaaagtgatacatcagctccatcgttactgttttatattatatatatagatagatatgcagagaattagagagattttaggaattaatttaaattctgtagaactcttagatatagtacggataaaataatctttttatagataaatataataatatagttaatatattatatatcatattatattttttatcagtaaaaaaggaggaagtgacacatcagctccatcgttactgttttatattatatatagattagcaacaacattaaaaatattattgctAAAGCAACCATCAAAGTTATTGTTTGATATGTTATAATGTTATGGATTTTAGGTAGTTCGATCCTCAAACCCATCCTccaaagcctcatttgaatttgaaaaacaACGGAATTGTCAAATGTTCGGCGTAAGTAGTCTGATATTTAAGTTATTATTAACCTTAGAAAACGAAGATAAAAAAAGAGGTAGAATTTTTGGTATGCAGAAATGAAATTGTAAATTATGTATTAAAATTTGAAGATAAATTGATCAAATACAACCAAACCTAACACTTAAATGAGTACAAGCAACTTAACAAGTAacccataattttttttttagtaagccccataaatatttaaataatgtTATAATTACAGAGCATCCTAAAATAATTCATTTTGGTCACTGTTTGAATTCAAATAGTTAAtgagttgtttttttttaagttggGAGTCAAAGTGGTTAAAATAGATAATTTTAAAGAGTTAGTATGTTTTAATAACCGAGATCattctttaaaaaataaaataaaataacggaGATCATTTAATGTTGTGAGTTACAAATTTGAGGGAGATGTGGGATGGTTGATTACAATATTATTAGAGATAGACCTATTTACGGGTCCAAATACCTACCCGTCCCGTCCAGATCCATGTATTTGGATATGAAAATTTAACTTTAGGCCCAGACCGATCCAGGCCCGCTAAAGTTCGTCTCTTTTTTGGACGGGCAtaggatttataaaaatattccaGCCCGACCCGTCTATTAatgttaattattaaatttatatatttatatattaatatttatttttaagtataaattgaatttattattattattatttttgaaaagatttaattttttattattaaaaattatacatatatatttaggtgaGTTTATATGCACCTAGGATTTGATTTTTGAGTtcgagcccagcccggcccgagcctgCCTAAATGAACAGCCGGCTGAGTTGGGCTTGGGtgaacatttttagacaaaagtCCATTGGGCCAGGCCCGAGCCCGGCCCATGAACATATGACTTGATTAACCTTTTTGAGAAATCAGTACCAATTGATTTTCAGGGTATTGTAGGGGTTAATTTGTAATTTACACCATAATTTTATTACAATTGAAACATCCTTCCTTTTCCTTGTCCAATAACGACGGTGAAAAAGCAGAGTtgaattaattaaacatttgaTTAACAATTTAAGTCTTAAAAGACCTAAAAACAGTTATCAATTTTATCATCCTCTACCGCCAATATCACCATCTTCATGACCCAAACACGACTCGGCATTGACACAGCCTCTGTATCTCAAATTTGTTTCTGTGTTCTTCTGCAATCTTTCTCTATTCATTCATTCAGCTTAAATTTTTTGATTGTGTTTTTGattccttttattattttacacAACCCGtgcttgtgttttgttttgtttttttgtttttgttttcccCTCTAAATTTGCTATTTGTGATCTCAATTTTACTTCCCTTGCTAATTTCCTTTTTTCGCTTCCCGATCTCTCCAATCGTGCTCTAAGTTGCAGTTTCTGAGTGCGTGTTGTTAATTGAAGGTTAGTGGTCTGTCCTATTCCTTTGTTTATTCGATTAGGGTTTTGTGGTTTGTTTTATTTGgttagtaattgaaaaaaaaatcatgttcaACATTAATATGTTTTTGACTTTGGTGAATTTAGGATGCTAATGAAATGATGAATCAAGGAGTTAATACGCAGACTATATCTCATGTGGACCCCAACTCGCTTGAGGTAAAGTTTTTTAGCTTAAACTAACTCTCTCTATCAACTTCACTGTATTGTAGCTTTTTTGATTATCACTTCTCTTGTCTTAAGTAGACAAAAATTAGATTTGATGTTTTCATATAGATGAGCCTTTGTCTCATTTTAAAGTTTGTTCTTGATCTTTCCTCACTGTGAATTTGCTGGATGATATGGTTGAAACTAAGTTATCATATTGTATTTAACCTATAGATCAGAACCTGACAAATTTAGATTCTCACATTGTTTGATTTGGACTACCCTGCATGTTGATGTTTGTATTGTATGTTTAATCCTATAGTTCCCTCCTTGAAGATTATCTTTTAGGCTTTTGAGGGCTTTGGATTTTTGATATAGCTGTGGTGCATCTATATATGTTGGAGaacttttaaaattttgtagGAATTGCCTCTGTGCATTCCCTTTTTTATGTACATGCCAAGTAGATATTATCCCTTGCAAGTGTACAGTATTAGCTCTGATTTGCAAGTGTCATCTCTTTTTCTTCAAAAGGTAATCTGCGACCGTAGTTCTATGTTTTTAGATACATTTGATGTGTATGGAAATCAAAGGAGGAAGTTTTATTTCGGCCATCGTTCCAGATAATGAATTTGATATATCTCAAGGCTTAACAATCTcaattttttgttgttgttagtAAATGTGTGTTTAGTTTTGGAACTCCGTAAAAAGTTTGATCTATTTTACATCTTTAAGATTTGACTCGGCCTATAGGATCTTGCATTAGGCGAAAGATGGATTTTTTTCCAATTGAGAATGACATCTAGCATAAGTGGGTAATTTCagctttttttatattaattctcaTAACCTCCTTGTGGTGACTCGCATGAACACTACAAGCTGCTTCTGCTTAAATGATTACTTCTATTATCCTCTTTCCAGAGAGAGTTGTACCAAAATTTCTTGCTCACATAATTAACTTGATAAATGGGTGCATGGATGGTTTGAAAGAGAGATAGTTTGAGTCTtcattttgattatttttccCTTGTTATGAATGTGTTTGCGGACTTGTTTTCAAATGTTCTAATCTATGTGTATGCTGTTAATACAGGCAGTGATTTTAAGGAGCAATCGTCATTAATGGTCTATATTTCTTGTTCAGACAATCTTTTCCACACTAAATTTGTTGCTGTCAATTGCTAGCTAATTACGATTgtgtctctttttttttttgatatattTGTGGCTCTCATTATGCCTATACTgtagttttatttttctaagttTTTACTTTTTCTAAAACAGCTTACTTCTGCAGTTGATTActaaaaccttttttttctcTGTTTCAGGGTCGATATGTTGTTGATGCAACTCAACCACACCCATCTTCATATCTCCCATCAACAGCTGGTTCTGAAGCTTCTCTGTGGACGATGCATAGGGTAGATAATCACTCCACAGAGAATGGAATTCCATCAAATGCCACTTATCATCATGAACAACAAACAGAGGCACCCACAATGAATGCTCAAGCACTGAATGCAACATCTCTTTCTAGCACAACAACTTCTGGAGCAGCTACTGCACCTCAGGATTATAATAGCTATGGGTCGTACCCACATCCTACAGATCCATACGGTTATGCAAGCTCAGGATATGCAGGTTATTATAATGGCTATCAACAACAGCCTAACCATTCTTACTCTCAGCAGCAACCTAACCATTCTTACTCTCAGCAGCAACCTAACCATTCTTACTCTCAGCAGCAACCTAACCATGCATACTCTCAGCCAGTGGGGGCATATCAAAATACAGGTGCTCCTTATCAGCCTATTTCCTCATTTCAGAATACAGGGTCTTATGCTGGGACTCCAAGTTATACAAGCACTTATTACAATACTGGTGATTATCAGACAGCTGGAGCTTACCCAAGTACCGGATACAGTAATCAGACTTCATCGTGGAATGATGGCAATTATGCACATTATACAACTCAGCAATATCCAAACTACAATATGGACACAACAAGTTCTTATAGTTCTGGTACTGCACCTGCAACTTCTGTAAATTATCAACAACAATACAAGCAATGGGCAGATTATTACAATCAAACAGAAGTTACTTGTGCTCCTGGGACGGAACAAGTGTCTGTTACTAGCGCAGCCAATCCGGGAACTTCAGTTACTGGTGTTACTGCAGGGTACACAAATTCCAACAGCCAGCCTCCTTCATCATTTACACCATCCTGGAGACCAGATTCCTCTTCATCTGAATTTCCGATGCAGGTTTGGTGCTCCTTTTCATTCAATGAGGACCATTAGATGCAATTTAGATGCCTAACTGACTTGCTAAATGAATTGCATACAGAAAAGTCTAAAATATACATGCCACTTTGGAAAAATTGGAGTTTTTTTGGGCATGTGctatataatatttaaaattaaagggATTTGATTTATGCTATAAAAAACCCTTAAATTTTATGCTCTGTAGTTGCTGAATTACCATGAATGATAAACTAAGGTTAAGAATCACTTTATTGGACATGCCATTTTTACCCTCATTCCCAAACCAGTACTGCTGAAAAAAAAGAACAGTTTTGATTATCTGTAGTGTGGTAATAACTTTTCTCCAGTGCCTGCTATATTTTGATATCATAAATCTGTGAGATATTGAAACATAACAATTAGAGGTTATTATATACAACCCTTCTGGATTGTTTGTACATAAGTTTAGGGTCCCCTCCCCTTTATGGAATAACCTGTAAATTGTAATAGTTGTTATGATTGCAACTTGTGAGATAATTATTTTGTGTATGTGCTCCTGTGGCATACTATAGTTATCATGGTTTGGATAATGGGTATGTAACAATTACTGTATAAAGGGTTTTGGCCGGGTGACTTATAATCTTATATATCTGCAACGCATTGTAGTAACTAGAGGTAATTATCCTTCTGGATTGTTTGTGCATACGGTTCTGGCCCCCCCCCTCCCCTCTTTATGTAATAGCCTGTAATAATTATTACATGTAAATTCTCAGATCCTTATTCTGTGTATTTGCTCCTGGGGCATGCTATAGGTAATAGGCACCATGGTtttaagtaatgatacataACAACCATTGTATTGAGGATTTTAGACTGGTTGAGTGTTACACTGGTAAAATTTATGTACTGGAATATGGTTTTGGTTATGGTGAGGATGGTATTGTCTGTCACATAACAGTTACAGTATGGCTGGGTTATTTTATTTGGAACTTTTTGCTCCTTTCCTTGTCTATTAGCCTTTCTACTTAATATCTTTCCCATAAAATGGCTAAAAGATAACCCACATCAGATCAGAACTTGACTTTCCTTTTAACAAGGCAAAAGTAGATAAAGAGGCAGCCAGGCCGTTTTTCACATTTTACTTGAATGAGATTGGTTGAATATCAAATTTTTATGATTCTTCTTCACTTGTGTGTGCAAATTTATTTTTGATTGATAATGATAACTTTGAAATTGTCACTGAATGCCTTTATTTACGGTTAGGAGTCTGATATGGTTGTGGTACATACTCTTATTGATTGATAATGATCTGCTATTCTTTAAATTCAAGTTTAATGTCTTCATGATGTATTCATGCTCTCTGTGCTACACCTCATATTGATATTAGTGAAAAgattctacttttttttttaatgttttccaAATTGTGTTTAAAAATTAACTTCTGGTTATGCTACAACTGTTATGTTAGGGGTATGACAACCATGTTTCCTTTACACGCGACTTTCTTGCAGCGATCATTAACGCAACCATGATTTAAATACATGATGTGTGTTATTTTATTGGGTTCATTTACTAAATTCATAGTTATCCGATATTCTTGTCAGGGTGCTCCAGCAACTAATGGTGCTCATGATAGCTACTGGAAACAAGCGTCttcaaattatcaaaatcatcatgCTACTCCTATAGAATCACACTTTCAAAAACCTTTGGATTCAAAAACTAGTTATGATAATTTTCAGGAACAACAAATGCCAATTCCTCAAGGTCCTAATTCACAATATCCTGCTGGTCATCAGGTGCCTCAGAATTACCAAATCCCTGTACAAACACTTCCATCGCTGGATACGCGAAGGACAAACAAATTGCAGATTCCAACAAATCCTAGAATTGCTTCAAACTTGAATTTGGGTATATCAAAAACTGACAAGGATGTCACTGGGACCAATATCGTAGCAAAACCTGCTTATATTGCTGTCTCAATGCCAAAGCCAAGTGACCAAGTGTCATCTAATGATGCAGCTGATTCCATGCTTAAGGtgatatcatttttatttactTGATTGTCATTTTTGAAAGTCAATATATAGTTAACTTCTGTGATTTGATTGTTTGATAATTGAGATGCATTATTCATTATCTTCAGGAGTCCTTGGATAAGGTACCTCAGTGTACTTGTCCACCCAACTTCCATAATCTGTCTTGTAATGTTTTCCTTGATCATTGATTCCCTGCAGCTATTGATGACTTTGTTATTGTTTGCAGCCTGGTATGTTCCCCAGTTCTCTACGGTTGTATGTTGAAAGGGCTCTTAAACGTTGTCAGGATCATTGTAAAAATGACCCCCAAATGGCAGCTTGTCAGGCTGTCATGAAGGAGGTGAGTTCTGATTTAGCTGTTTTGAACTTCGTAAAATTGAAATTTGTCATTTATTCATACATTTTCAATGTTCACTCTCTGTCTCCTGTCAATGAACCTGAAGTTATGTCTTATGGCTACATGCTTAGCATGTCCATTATGAATAAAATAAGGGATAGATCCTGAATTAGGTATAATTCATGAACAATTATATTCTAGAATCTCGTAGAATTCATACAAGTGTGGTCAAGTAGCTAAAAAGTGATTGCTGTCGATGCTAAAACCTCGTATACACAGTTCATGCATCTTATAGACATACTGCATCTTCAAGAGTAATATTGTTATCAATTCAAGTTCAAATTTTATGATGAAGCCAACTATAGATTGTCTAGGAATATACTAAATCCATTTAAATcaatattgaaaaataataattatgctACTGGAAATTATGGAATACACACGCATAGGATTGCTCAAATGTAAATATCTAAATTTCTAGTTAGTTCTACTTGAATAAAAATAGAATGTACAGGGATAACTgtattgaaaattaataagatattTTTGTTGATTGATTCATATAGTGACTGGGTTTTAGCTTGTTCAAAAGTAAAACATGAACATAATGTTTTCAAAATTGAGCTTAAGGTCAAGGTTGAGCTAGTGTAAACAAATTAAACTTGAACATTTATATGCACGGTAATAACGGATCTCAATTTCAATCTGTGTACTAGGGATAACATACAAATGATATGCATTGAGAAAGATTTGTAGATTGGGCTTAAATTGTACATGTAAATTTGATCAATGGGCTTATTTTTAGTTAATACTTTATACataaacacacacacacacatatatgtGTGTGTATGTGTGTATGCTTAATACGTCCCTAGCCCACTGTACTTGTCTAGGAAAGTTAACTGCACCTGTACTTTgaaaatgtcctatttacccccctaAACTTGCCTAAAGTGACCTATTGACTCTCCGAACTTTCTTAAAGTGGCCTATTGGCCCCCTAAATTTTTCTTAACCCCTAAATTTTCTTAACGTGATACATGCTCAACTTGTCCAAATCTCTTCTTGCTCTACCCATGTGGACTTGCAGGGTAAATCatgtcattttaagcaagttcagggggaTGAATAGGACGTTTTAAAATTATAGGGAGCAGCTGacctttttggacaagtacAAGGGGCTAgggatgtattaggcctatatatatatatatatatatatatatgcacatATACATATACGATGAAGTGGTAGGAGATGAGGTCTACGATGGTCACCTGCGAACCTGTAGACACTCTGAAGGTTAAGTCATTAGGAGATAAATATAAATGGTGTAGAGAGATAAAGTAATGGATGTAGGATTATAATGAAGTGAAGATCCTTATACCTGTCTTCATGGGGGTATTTATAGATCTGTACCAGTGCAGTGTCTGATTTGCCCTCGTATGTGAGGGCTGTTCAGGCCTTGTGGATCTTGGGCTTGCTGGACTGGATGCTCTCATATTTTGCATGATCTAAAACTTCTGTGCGCAGGGGCAAGGGCAGATTATACTTAGTCATACGCCCAAAAGAAAAAGTGAACTGGATCTGGATAAATCTACTTATGATTACATAAAATTGGTAATTATATAAAGCATGTTTCGAAACTACATGATAGATGCCTTTTCTCAGCATGGCATCAATATTCTAGTATAAACTTCTAAAGAAACTAACTCTAAGATTTGTGTTATTTACCTCACTTTTCTCTCAATTATTCTTTTGCTGAATTCTGCAGAATAACAATGGTAGTTTAATAGTGTGTTGGAAGGAAAGGAATTGCTGATTTTGATTATGTCTAATTACACTCCTCAAAGTACACAATTCCTTTCCTTCCAAATGTCCACCCTAAAAAGCTTTTGATAGGGGGGATCCAAAGTTTAAGCCACTTCAGGCTCAATCTCTGGAGGGgtattttcatattattttcaaattttttctgCTCCGTTATTTTCTTGAGCTTTTCCAACAAATAAGATGTTTGAATAAATTCTACatgcatcatttttttttttttttttatcttcttgcttctgtattttcttttcttttttcctttttttttggtgTTCAGTTTTTTTTCCCCCCTTCAGATTATTACTAAGGCTACTGCAGATGGTACACTTCATACACGAGATTGGGATATCGAGCCACTTTTTCCATTACCAAACTCTGATTTTGCTGATAAGGAGTATGAATTCTGTCtctgtcaatttttttttttttatttctgtcCCTCTTTTCTTGTGGTTTAGATTCTTGAAAACAGACGTCCTTTATCTTCACAAGTACTAAAATAGTTGAACTGTTCATTTTATACTACTAATAGAGATTTTGTAATATCATTTGTGGCCATAAGAAATTCACAATCTTCAACACCTGTTGCTTCATTAACAAAGTACAAAAGGAGTCCAAGCAGAAGAACCAAAAGTAGGTGGGAGCCTTTAGCTGAGGAGAAATCGGTTGAAAAGCCTGCTCCTGTTAGTAATGATAGTCAAAATTATGGTGGTTGGAATAGAAAGGTAAATCCTATTGAGTTCTTGAGCTGAAGATGCTTAACAGTTCCACTTAGATTTAGGCTTTTATAGCATGAACAATTATGTAGTCTTCAAATCTggttttaatatattattgttTCACTATTCAGCCTTTAAGTGGGAATTCTGAGAGCAAGGTGGATCTTTTGAGTAACAAAAAGTTTTCGTTATCAGAGCTGAAAACTTCTAGTAAAAGTGCCCAGAAGCCACTCAAGAGACAGCGTCTTGCTGATGCTTTTAATAGTGCCAACAATGGTGATGGATCAAGTGATAGTGATAAGGAACAAAGTTTAACAGCTTACTATTCTGGTGCTATAGCACTTGCAGACTCAccagaagaaaaaaagaaacgtGAAAGTCGTTCTAAGCGTTTTGAGAGAGGGCAAGGACATCAATCAGAAATTAAACACTTCAAACCAAAAAATGGTGGAGCTGGAAATTTGTACAGCAAACGGGCTAGTGCATTGATGCTCAGCAAAAACTTTGACGATGGAGGAAGCAGGGCTGTTGAAGACATTGACTGGGATGCCTTAACAGTTAAGGGAACCTGCCAGGAAATTGAGAAACGTTACCTACGACTCACTTCTGCACCTGATCCTTCCACTGTAAATGCCCATTGCTTTCTagtttattttatgtttatttattttatgcatgtGTGTGTTGCATTCTTAGATAGCAAAGGTTGAATGAAAAAGGAATGAACATGGAATGAGCTGAACTTGGTATTTATCTGTACTGTTTTTACAGGTAAGACCTGAAGAAGTGCTAGAAAAAGCTCTGCTTATGGTTCAGAATTCGCAGAAGAATTACCTTTACAAATGTGATCAATTGAAGTCTATTCGCCAAGATCTAACAGTACAACGGATAGTAAATCAACTAACTGTTAAGGTGTGTTCAtacttattttttaaaatttcttatgTACTATTATTATATTAGAGCTTTGTATGACTTCAGTGATTGTGTATCTCATGGATCCTTTCATCCTCATTGCCTTATTTTACCAATATCCAGGTGTATGAAACTCATGCTCGTCTAGCAATGGAAGTAGGGGACTTGCCTGAGTTTAATCAGGTTGGTAGCTTTAGTTTACGGTTGAAGgaaaatttgatttttcttgTGGTATAGCATTGGACTCATTTTCTGTTTATTTTCATTGCATTGATCATGGTTGAGTTCTTGATGaagaaatcattttttttgttaaagtgGAAGCTATTTTTCTTCAAAGGAATTGGTTTTCCCTTAAATGCAACATTGCATTATCTATGTAACCTACATTCTTGACCATTTAAATATATTTTGCAAGTGTGTAGAAGTTTAATTTAAGAAAGTCTAAGGACTATGGTGCTTAAAAGTGTAAAGAAGTATGCCTGAATATATGCTAACCTGATTTATGCTTAATTGGTTTACCAATGAAATACTTGTACAAACACTAAAATAATATACTTGTTATTAGATATCAAGTAGAAGTGAATCTCATAACCTCAATTACGGGGAATGAGTATTTCATTGAATTGTttatcattaatgatataccATGCTTACATTAATGAGGTAGAATTTTCATTGTGGGACAAGAGGACGAAGTTTGGTTTTCTTTATCTCCATGTTAGCTTCTCAAAACAGATATATAAAGCGCTACATCTCATCAAGAATGTGAGAAGAGTGGCCATACAATTTTACTGGTCGACATTTTAAGTTGAAATTCTTTGTGTTGTTCAACTAACCAAAATTTAGCTTTCGTCAAGGAAAAGTTGTTAAGAAAAACTTCAATTCGCGTGTGGTA includes:
- the LOC136227344 gene encoding SAC3 family protein A isoform X1, giving the protein MMNQGVNTQTISHVDPNSLEGRYVVDATQPHPSSYLPSTAGSEASLWTMHRVDNHSTENGIPSNATYHHEQQTEAPTMNAQALNATSLSSTTTSGAATAPQDYNSYGSYPHPTDPYGYASSGYAGYYNGYQQQPNHSYSQQQPNHSYSQQQPNHSYSQQQPNHAYSQPVGAYQNTGAPYQPISSFQNTGSYAGTPSYTSTYYNTGDYQTAGAYPSTGYSNQTSSWNDGNYAHYTTQQYPNYNMDTTSSYSSGTAPATSVNYQQQYKQWADYYNQTEVTCAPGTEQVSVTSAANPGTSVTGVTAGYTNSNSQPPSSFTPSWRPDSSSSEFPMQGAPATNGAHDSYWKQASSNYQNHHATPIESHFQKPLDSKTSYDNFQEQQMPIPQGPNSQYPAGHQVPQNYQIPVQTLPSLDTRRTNKLQIPTNPRIASNLNLGISKTDKDVTGTNIVAKPAYIAVSMPKPSDQVSSNDAADSMLKPGMFPSSLRLYVERALKRCQDHCKNDPQMAACQAVMKEIITKATADGTLHTRDWDIEPLFPLPNSDFADKENSQSSTPVASLTKYKRSPSRRTKSRWEPLAEEKSVEKPAPVSNDSQNYGGWNRKPLSGNSESKVDLLSNKKFSLSELKTSSKSAQKPLKRQRLADAFNSANNGDGSSDSDKEQSLTAYYSGAIALADSPEEKKKRESRSKRFERGQGHQSEIKHFKPKNGGAGNLYSKRASALMLSKNFDDGGSRAVEDIDWDALTVKGTCQEIEKRYLRLTSAPDPSTVRPEEVLEKALLMVQNSQKNYLYKCDQLKSIRQDLTVQRIVNQLTVKVYETHARLAMEVGDLPEFNQCQSQLKTLYADGIDGNFMEFAAYNLLCVILHSNNRRDLVSSMSRLTEEAKKDKAVKHALAVRAAVTSGNYVMFFRLYKTAPNLNARLMDLCVEKIRYKAVSCMSRSYRPMVPVAYVAQVLGFSGMGEGNDEKISTGLEECMEWLRAHGACLVADSIGEMQLDTKTSSSTLYIPEPDDAVSHGDTTLAVNDFLARTSL
- the LOC136227344 gene encoding SAC3 family protein A isoform X2 — translated: MHTLSQWGHIKIQTAGAYPSTGYSNQTSSWNDGNYAHYTTQQYPNYNMDTTSSYSSGTAPATSVNYQQQYKQWADYYNQTEVTCAPGTEQVSVTSAANPGTSVTGVTAGYTNSNSQPPSSFTPSWRPDSSSSEFPMQGAPATNGAHDSYWKQASSNYQNHHATPIESHFQKPLDSKTSYDNFQEQQMPIPQGPNSQYPAGHQVPQNYQIPVQTLPSLDTRRTNKLQIPTNPRIASNLNLGISKTDKDVTGTNIVAKPAYIAVSMPKPSDQVSSNDAADSMLKPGMFPSSLRLYVERALKRCQDHCKNDPQMAACQAVMKEIITKATADGTLHTRDWDIEPLFPLPNSDFADKENSQSSTPVASLTKYKRSPSRRTKSRWEPLAEEKSVEKPAPVSNDSQNYGGWNRKPLSGNSESKVDLLSNKKFSLSELKTSSKSAQKPLKRQRLADAFNSANNGDGSSDSDKEQSLTAYYSGAIALADSPEEKKKRESRSKRFERGQGHQSEIKHFKPKNGGAGNLYSKRASALMLSKNFDDGGSRAVEDIDWDALTVKGTCQEIEKRYLRLTSAPDPSTVRPEEVLEKALLMVQNSQKNYLYKCDQLKSIRQDLTVQRIVNQLTVKVYETHARLAMEVGDLPEFNQCQSQLKTLYADGIDGNFMEFAAYNLLCVILHSNNRRDLVSSMSRLTEEAKKDKAVKHALAVRAAVTSGNYVMFFRLYKTAPNLNARLMDLCVEKIRYKAVSCMSRSYRPMVPVAYVAQVLGFSGMGEGNDEKISTGLEECMEWLRAHGACLVADSIGEMQLDTKTSSSTLYIPEPDDAVSHGDTTLAVNDFLARTSL